The window CGCATGGGCCAGGCGGGGGTCGGCCAACTCGTACCGGGTCCGGCGACCCTCCGGTACGGCCACCACCAGGCCGCATCCGCGCAGGCAGGCGAGGTGGTTGGAGAGGTTCTGCCGGGTCGCCCCGAGCAGGTCCGCCAGGTCCGCCGGGTAGCCCGGTCCGTCACGCAGCGCAAGCAGCAGGCGGGCTCTCGTGGGGTCGGACAGGGCGTGGCCGAACCGGGCCAGCACCTGGCCGTACGTCAGTGCCTCCATGGAACAGCACAGTACAGCATCCGATGTATTCAGGAGTCACTGAACCAAGTTCCGGCCTCCGGATAGCCAGGGGCCGTCCGGCCGTCGGCTAACTCTGCGAGTGTGGAAGACGAGCTTTGTTCGGACCAGCGGGGGTGGAGGCGTGGCATGTCCGATTGGCGGTCCCGCGCCCAGCGTCCGGCCAAGCGCG of the Micromonospora sp. NBC_01796 genome contains:
- a CDS encoding ArsR/SmtB family transcription factor, producing MEALTYGQVLARFGHALSDPTRARLLLALRDGPGYPADLADLLGATRQNLSNHLACLRGCGLVVAVPEGRRTRYELADPRLAHALGDLLGLVLAVDPAACAESESQDCC